The following coding sequences lie in one Ostrinia nubilalis chromosome 2, ilOstNubi1.1, whole genome shotgun sequence genomic window:
- the LOC135079835 gene encoding astacin-like metalloprotease toxin 5, with amino-acid sequence MLRLILVSCVVGAALATPAVVRSKEEIEAFRHFLESTQNEEGHRFLKSSPMANAEENSGKYQGDILLDDFIIKDMLMQYAMGRNAYTWPNTKWPKNEVVWEFGEGEFGPLQQEAILEGIRDIERHTCVKFRYREPEDTVFVRVTGGAGGCFAHVGYWEQRGVHTLNLARNFPGVSCFRHATIVHEWMHILGFLHMQSTYDRDNYVKIVEENLIAGTEHNFDIYASDLVDNLGVEYDYVSCLHYGPYAFSNNGEKTIVALQEHEGVMGQREYITDKDWLRINRHYECPHAWD; translated from the exons ATGTTGCGGTTGATTCTGGTCTCGTGTGTGGTGGGGGCAGCCCTGGCTACTCCTGCAGTGGTCAGGTCCAAGGAGGAGATCGAAGCCTTCAGGCACTTCTTGGAAAGCACTCAGAATG AGGAGGGCCACCGATTCCTCAAATCGTCTCCGATGGCGAACGCCGAAGAGAACAGCGGCAAGTACCAGGGAGACATTCTGCTCGACGACTTCATCATCAAGGATATGCTGATGCAGTACGCCATGGGAAGGAACGCGTACACCTGGCCGAACACCAAGTGGCCGAAGAACGAGGTCGTTTGGGAGTTCGGAGAGGGCGAGTTTG GACCCCTGCAGCAGGAAGCTATTCTCGAAGGTATCAGGGACATCGAAAGGCACACCTGCGTCAAGTTCCGCTACCGTGAGCCTGAAGACACCGTTTTCGTGAGAGTTACC GGTGGAGCTGGTGGCTGCTTCGCCCACGTCGGCTACTGGGAGCAGCGAGGCGTCCACACCCTCAACCTGGCCCGCAACTTCCCTGGAGTGTCCTGCTTCCGCCACGCCACCATCGTCCACGAGTGGATGCATATCCTGGGCTTCCTTCACATGCAGTCCACTTACGACAGGGACAACTACGTCAAGATTGTCGAGGAGAACCTCATTGCTG GAACTGAGCACAACTTCGACATTTACGCGTCGGACTTGGTCGACAACCTGGGTGTGGAGTACGACTACGTGAGCTGCCTGCACTACGGGCCTTACGCGTTCAGCAACAACGGAGAGAAGACCATAGTCGCTTTGCAG GAACATGAAGGAGTGATGGGCCAGCGCGAGTACATCACAGACAAGGACTGGCTGCGCATCAACAGGCACTACGAGTGTCCCCATGCCTGGGACTGA
- the LOC135086113 gene encoding LOW QUALITY PROTEIN: low choriolytic enzyme-like (The sequence of the model RefSeq protein was modified relative to this genomic sequence to represent the inferred CDS: inserted 1 base in 1 codon): MIRLLALSCLLTLVAAGPRVLRXRAEIEEYKTILEKTREDDGLTLEDRMEAHPQSNSWENSGKFEGDIFLDDDLIEDLVDNYATGDDEGRMAYIRPNSRWPSNTVVYEFGANEFNLDQQRYIIQTINLLQERTCVRFRVRNNNDRNFVRLTGRPTGCYASVGFHQNRGIHTLNLARAQPGWGCFNWVVIVHEWYHVLGFFHMQSTYNRYNYVRIHWENIERGMEHNFDRYGNDITSNLGLPYEYSSCMHYGTHFFSSNGRPTLSTTRHYGGVLGQTHMVTGLDIWRLARHYNCPGAWSAAAEMKARTTNYVMEDGQVVEISADNKFADELELLEDNDQV, translated from the exons ATGATCAGGCTCCTGGCTCTGTCGTGTTTGCTGACGCTGGTGGCTGCTGGCCCCAGGGTGCTCA CAAGGGCAGAGATCGAGGAGTACAAGACGATCCTGGAGAAGACCAGAGAAG ACGATGGCTTGACCCTCGAGGACCGCATGGAAGCCCACCCCCAGTCAAACTCCTGGGAGAACAGCGGCAAGTTCGAAGGTGACATCTTCCTGGACGATGACCTGATCGAAGATTTGGTGGACAACTACGCCACTGGAGACGACGAGGGCCGCATGGCGTACATCAGACCTAACAGCCGTTGGCCGAGCAACACCGTCGTATATGAGTTTGGAGCCAATGAATTCA actTGGATCAGCAAAGGTACATCATCCAGACCATCAACCTGCTCCAGGAGCGCACGTGCGTGCGGTTCCGAGTCAGGAACAACAACGACCGTAACTTCGTCAGGCTCACT GGAAGGCCCACTGGTTGCTACGCTAGCGTGGGCTTCCACCAAAACAGGGGCATCCACACGTTGAACTTGGCTCGAGCGCAGCCAGGCTGGGGCTGCTTCAACTGGGTCGTCATCGTGCACGAGTGGTATCATGTGCTCGGCTTCTTCCACATGCAGTCCACCTACAATAGGTACAACTACGTCAGGATCCACTGGGAGAACATTGAAAGAG GCATGGAACACAACTTCGACCGCTACGGGAACGACATTACCTCAAACTTGGGTCTACCTTACGAGTACAGCAGCTGCATGCACTACGGAACCCACTTCTTCAGCAGTAATGGACGCCCCACTCTTTCCACTACTAGG CATTACGGCGGCGTATTAGGTCAGACCCACATGGTGACTGGGCTCGACATCTGGCGTCTGGCCCGGCACTACAACTGTCCCGGGGCTTGGAGCGCCGCCGCTGAGATGAAGGCCCGGACCACCAACTACGTAATGGAAGACGGACAGGTGGTTGAGATTTCCGCAGACAACAAGTTCGCTGATGAACTGGAACTGCTCGAAGATAATGACCAGGTGTAA